The stretch of DNA AATCGTTCGAGAGAATTGTGCTACAGAGTATTCTGGTTTAAATCCACAGGACGACGTGATGGAGCGACTGCTATCTGCCCGCAGAGGAAAATAAAGATGAGGAGATATGATGTAATGAGTAAGAGATATTTAACAGCAGAAAGTGTATGTGCTGGACATCCTGATAAACTATGCGACATCATTGCAGATAGCATTTTAGAAGCATGCCTACGTAAGGATAAGGCATCACGTGTCGCTTGTGAGGTAATGGCAACCAAGGGAAAAATTATCGTGGCGGGCGAGATCTCCTGCAGCGAGAAAGTGAATATTAGAGACATTGTAAAAACTGTACTGAAGGATGTGGGATACAACCCTCTAAAATTTTTGATTTATGTATATGTACATAATCAAAGTGTAGATATTGCGGCTGGTGTGAACATCGCACTAGAAGCACGAAATGGGATAAACGAACAGTACGGTTCCATTGGTGCTGGAGACCAGGGAACTATGTATGGTTATGCTACAAAGGAAACAAGAGAAATGCTTCCCCTACCTCTTGTGCTTTCCCACAGAATCGTAAAGAGACTGGATGATTGTCGCAAAGGAAAACTGATAAAAGGGATTCTTCCTGATGGTAAAGCACAGGTAACAGTGGAGTATGAAGATGACACTCCAGTAAGAATAAAGACGATTGTGATTTCGGTACAGCATGATAAGAATAAAACACAGGACGAACTTAAGGCGGATGTCCTTAACAATGTCTTATGGCAGTGCTTTGAGGACTTCCCTTTTGATGATGAAACCGAACTTCTTATCAATCCGTCGGGGCAGTTTGTTCTTGGTGGTCCCGCTGCCGATACGGGTTTGACTGGAAGAAAAATCATGGTCGATACCTATGGAGGGCTTGCATCCCATGGGGGTGGTGCTCTTTGTGGCAAAGACCCAACCAAAGTTGACCGAAGCGGTGCTTACATGGCTCGGTATATTGCCAAACATATCGTTTGGTGCGGTTATGCTAAGAAATGTGAAGTGAGTATTTCCTATGCCATTGGTAAGGCAAATCCTGTAGCCTTTACTGTAAATACCCTTGGCACTGGAACTGTTTCTGATGAAATACTAACTATTGCTGCTCAGGAGACTTTCAACTTAAGACCTGCGGCCATCATTGAAAAGCTGCGTCTAAGAAATGTGATTTATTCTGATACAGCGGTTTATGGTCACTTTAATAGTTGTCTGTTCCCATGGGAGGATGTAAATAAATACAGTGAGTTTAGAAAGGCGGTGGAAAAGTATGTTGATTGAAACGATTAAAACAAAACAACTCATCCCCGCTGACTATAACCCAAGGAAGGATTTAAAACCGGGTGATCCAGAGTACGAGAAACTTAAACGTTCCCTTGAGGAGTTTGGGTATGTAGAACCCGTTATATGGAATAAAATCACAGGCAGAGTTATCGGAGGTCACCAACGCTTGAAAGTCCTGCTGAGTATGGGCATGGATGAAATAGAATGTGTAGTAGTTGAAATGGATGAGCAAAAAGAAAAGGCTCTGAACATTGCACTAAATAAAATAAGTGGTGATTGGGATAAAGATAAATTGGCGCTACTTATCACAGACCTAAATGCTTATGACTTTGATGTATCTCTAACAGGTTTTGCCCCAGGAGAATTGGATGATCTTTTTAAGGATTCCCTTAAGGATAATATAAAAGAAGATGATTTCGATGTAGATAGCGAGCTGAAAAAGCCCGCTGTTTCGCATTTAGGGGATGTTTGGATACTTGGACAGCATCGACTTGTCTGCGGAGATAGTACGAGGAAAGACACCTTTGATGTCTTGATGGATGGGAAAGCTGCCAATCTGGTAGTTACGGACCCTCCATATAACGTCAACTATGAAGGTTCTGCTGGAAAAATAAAAAATGACAATATGGGTAATGAAGCGTTCTATGATTTCCTGCTTGCAGCATTTCAAAATACTGAAGCAGCGATGGCAAAGGACGCTTCTATTTATGTATTTCATGCCGATACGGAAGGACTCAATTTTAGAAGAGCATTCTCCGATGCAGGATTTTATCTTTCCGGCACTTGTATTTGGAAGAAGCAATCCCTTGTTCTCGGTCGTTCCCCTTATCAGTGGCAACATGAACCGGTACTCTTTGGATGGAAAAAGAAAGGCAAGCATCTTTGGTATTCAGACCGCAAGCAGACCACCATCTGGGAGTTTGAGAAACCAAAGAAAAATGGCGACCATCCAACCATGAAACCAGTGGCACTTGTGGCATATCCCATTATGAATTCGAGTCTTAGTAACTGCATCGTGCTTGATCCCTTTGGTGGTTCAGGAAGTACACTGATTGCTTGTGAGCAGACAGATAGAATTTGCTACACCATTGAACTGGATGAAAAGTACTGTGATGTCATTGTGGAAAGGTATATTGAGCAAGTCGGAAACTCGGATGGTGTGTTTCTTTTAAGAGATGGTTCGAAATTTAGATATGGTGACCTGCCAAATGTTGATTTATCTACACAAAATACCGCCGATTAATAGAACAGTATTTTCTACAGAAAGATGCTCTAAATGACTTGATAATAACAGCTTTTAGAGTGATATATGTACGTACCGAAAATAGAAAGGCGGTATGAAAATGAAGATTAACTATAATGTTACAGGACCAAAAAGAAAAGCACTGGTTAACGCGATCAGCCAAGAACTGAATGTTCCTGTTAAATACCTCGGTGCACCTACATTTGCATATGAGGTGGCTGACTACAATATTGACAAAAACGGAGTACTCAGTGGGCCAGATAATTCTGAACTGGTTGGTGACCTACTGAGACTTCACGACTTCAAGTCAATTTCAGAAGAATTTGAGACACCATTTCAGAAAACAGAAGCTACTGAAACTGAAGAAGCTATCAATCTGGTAATTCAAATGCCACGGGCAGATTTTACTGACATGGCCCTTGAGAACTTAAAAGGATTGGTAGAGAGTAAAAAAGCTCTTATAAAGACAGCACTTGATACGGACTCCATTCCAATCAATGTAACTGAAGAATTTGTCGCCTTCCCTTGGTTTCAAGGTGAGTGCTCAGCAGAAGAAGTTAAGGCATACACCCATTTTATAACAGCACTTTGCGAAATGGCGAAAAAACAGACCCGCGTCAACTCCACCGAGAAATCAGTAGAGAATGAAAAGTACGCTTTCCGTTGCTTCCTTCTCAGGCTTGGCTTCATCGGCCCAGAATATAAAACGGAACGAAAGATTCTCCTCTCTAAGCTATCAGGTAGCTCTGCTTTCAAAAGCGGGGCAGCCAAGCAGGAGGTGAGTGAACAATGAATATCATTCACCCAGAAATGTTAAAGCAACTTAGAAGCTATTACACTCCAGGAACCCGTGTCATGCTACTTAGAATGAACGACCCATATACAAAACTTCAACCCGGAGCTAAAGGTACGGTTACTAGTGTTGATGACATCGGAACGATTCACGTCAGTTGGGATTCCGGTGGTTCCCTTGGAGTGGCCTTTGGTGAGGATTTATGCAAGAAAATCGAAGAGTAACCATACACATTTTGAGCCAAATATGGCAGCAAATATGTAGATTTATATTGCGAAATTGTCTTGCTATAAAAGCCTTTTAGAGTGATATATGTACATGCCGAAAGGACACACACACTTTAGAAGGAGCGAGAAAAATGTTAAACGCAAAATTTGGAATCGAAATCGAGTTCACAGGAATCACAAGGGAAAGAGCAGCAAAGGTTGTTACTGAATTTCTACAAGGCACTTATGCTGAAGGCGGGACCTATTACGATACGAAAAAGGTAACAGCACCAGACGGACGGGTTTGGAAGTTTATGAGTGACGGGAGCATCCACTGTCAAAGAAAAGAAGGTGGAAGGAAGGTCGCCGCTGGCAGAGATTACAGCGTCGAGTTAGTCAGCCCCATCCTTACCTATCAAGAGGACATTGAAACATTACAGGAGCTGGTGAGAAAGCTTCGCAAAGCCGGAGCCTTTACAAATACATCTTGTGGCATTCACATTCATCTAGACGGTGCTAAGCATACACCAAGAAGTATCCGAAACTTTGTAAATATCATTGCAAGCAAAAACGACTTATTTTACAAAGCACTTCAAATTGCACCGCAGAGAATGAACTACTGCAAAAAGATGGACAGCATTTTGGTTGAGAAAATGAACCGCAAGAAGCCTAAAACTTTGAGAGAAATAGAGGACATTTGGTACGAAGGCTACAGTGAGAGTAGAAGCGCCCACTATCACAATAGCCGCTACCATTTCCTCAACCTTCACAGCTTTTTTACTGGAAACCATACAGTTGAACTTCGAGGGTTTAACAGCGAGCTTCATGCTGGGAAGATAAGAAGCTACATCGTTCTAGCACTCGCCATTAACCACCAAGCCTTAACACAAAAGTGTGCATCGGCAAAGAAACCTCAAGTGGAGAACGAGAAATTCGCCATGAGAACCTACCTAAACCGAATTGGTTTTATTGGCGACGAATTTGCAAACTGCAGAGAACATTTAACCGCAGCACTTTCGGGTTCAGCTGCATGGCGGTTTCGGGCGGCCTGAGCTGCCCTTAACCCCCAAAGCTAAGAAGGAGGATGACAATGAATAGTAAATTATATCTTGCCTATGGCTCCAACCTTAACCTGGAGCAAATGGCCAACAGATGCCCCACAGCGAAGGTGGTAGGAACAAGCCAAATCAATAACCACCGCTTGTTATTTAGAGGGGCACACGCGGGCGCTGTGGCGACCATTGAGCCTTTTAAGGAGGACAATGTACCAGTTTTGGTGTGGGAAATCACACCGGCTGATGAAGCGGCACTTGACCGCTACGAAGGATGGCCTTTCCTTTATCGCAAGGAAACCGTAAAAGTGAAATTGAACGGCAAAACCGTTAATGCGATGGTCTACATTATGAATGACGGAAGACCGCTTGGACAACCGAGCTGTCATTATTACAGTACCATATTAGAAGGCTATAAGAGTGCGGGCTTCGATGTGGATATCCTGCGCAAAGCGACAACCGATTCAGCTGAATCGGAGGAGGCAATCAATGAATGAGATAATTAAGGAACAAATCCTTTCCATCCGTGAAAGTGGAGTCACAAATATGTTTGATGTGAACCGAGTCCAGTATGAAGCAAATGAACGAGGGTTTTATGAATTGGTAGTCTATTTAATAGACCATAAAGCGGAATATGCTCATTTCATAATGACAGGGGAAGTGGATGGAAATAAGTAAATAAAATTAAACAGGATAAGGAGAAGGGCTTCTATCTATAGGATTGAGGCTCTTTTCTTTTGTCCTTTTTCATAAAAGGGGCGGTGTTTATGCGGAAACTGAAGAAATATAAGCCGACCGCCTTTATAGCTGATGGGTCATATTACGATAAGGATGCTGCTGATTACGCTGTGGCTTTTATCGAAGCACTCTCCCATACGAAAGGTTTATGGGCAGGTAAGCCTTTTGAACTTATCGATTGGCAGGA from Bacillus xiapuensis encodes:
- a CDS encoding DUF4314 domain-containing protein produces the protein MNIIHPEMLKQLRSYYTPGTRVMLLRMNDPYTKLQPGAKGTVTSVDDIGTIHVSWDSGGSLGVAFGEDLCKKIEE
- a CDS encoding virulence protein; its protein translation is MKINYNVTGPKRKALVNAISQELNVPVKYLGAPTFAYEVADYNIDKNGVLSGPDNSELVGDLLRLHDFKSISEEFETPFQKTEATETEEAINLVIQMPRADFTDMALENLKGLVESKKALIKTALDTDSIPINVTEEFVAFPWFQGECSAEEVKAYTHFITALCEMAKKQTRVNSTEKSVENEKYAFRCFLLRLGFIGPEYKTERKILLSKLSGSSAFKSGAAKQEVSEQ
- a CDS encoding site-specific DNA-methyltransferase, whose amino-acid sequence is MLIETIKTKQLIPADYNPRKDLKPGDPEYEKLKRSLEEFGYVEPVIWNKITGRVIGGHQRLKVLLSMGMDEIECVVVEMDEQKEKALNIALNKISGDWDKDKLALLITDLNAYDFDVSLTGFAPGELDDLFKDSLKDNIKEDDFDVDSELKKPAVSHLGDVWILGQHRLVCGDSTRKDTFDVLMDGKAANLVVTDPPYNVNYEGSAGKIKNDNMGNEAFYDFLLAAFQNTEAAMAKDASIYVFHADTEGLNFRRAFSDAGFYLSGTCIWKKQSLVLGRSPYQWQHEPVLFGWKKKGKHLWYSDRKQTTIWEFEKPKKNGDHPTMKPVALVAYPIMNSSLSNCIVLDPFGGSGSTLIACEQTDRICYTIELDEKYCDVIVERYIEQVGNSDGVFLLRDGSKFRYGDLPNVDLSTQNTAD
- a CDS encoding amidoligase family protein, with the translated sequence MLNAKFGIEIEFTGITRERAAKVVTEFLQGTYAEGGTYYDTKKVTAPDGRVWKFMSDGSIHCQRKEGGRKVAAGRDYSVELVSPILTYQEDIETLQELVRKLRKAGAFTNTSCGIHIHLDGAKHTPRSIRNFVNIIASKNDLFYKALQIAPQRMNYCKKMDSILVEKMNRKKPKTLREIEDIWYEGYSESRSAHYHNSRYHFLNLHSFFTGNHTVELRGFNSELHAGKIRSYIVLALAINHQALTQKCASAKKPQVENEKFAMRTYLNRIGFIGDEFANCREHLTAALSGSAAWRFRAA
- a CDS encoding gamma-glutamylcyclotransferase family protein, giving the protein MNSKLYLAYGSNLNLEQMANRCPTAKVVGTSQINNHRLLFRGAHAGAVATIEPFKEDNVPVLVWEITPADEAALDRYEGWPFLYRKETVKVKLNGKTVNAMVYIMNDGRPLGQPSCHYYSTILEGYKSAGFDVDILRKATTDSAESEEAINE
- the metK gene encoding methionine adenosyltransferase, producing MSKRYLTAESVCAGHPDKLCDIIADSILEACLRKDKASRVACEVMATKGKIIVAGEISCSEKVNIRDIVKTVLKDVGYNPLKFLIYVYVHNQSVDIAAGVNIALEARNGINEQYGSIGAGDQGTMYGYATKETREMLPLPLVLSHRIVKRLDDCRKGKLIKGILPDGKAQVTVEYEDDTPVRIKTIVISVQHDKNKTQDELKADVLNNVLWQCFEDFPFDDETELLINPSGQFVLGGPAADTGLTGRKIMVDTYGGLASHGGGALCGKDPTKVDRSGAYMARYIAKHIVWCGYAKKCEVSISYAIGKANPVAFTVNTLGTGTVSDEILTIAAQETFNLRPAAIIEKLRLRNVIYSDTAVYGHFNSCLFPWEDVNKYSEFRKAVEKYVD
- a CDS encoding DUF5049 domain-containing protein, translating into MNEIIKEQILSIRESGVTNMFDVNRVQYEANERGFYELVVYLIDHKAEYAHFIMTGEVDGNK